A single Ochrobactrum sp. BTU1 DNA region contains:
- a CDS encoding SDR family oxidoreductase, with translation MSANKDKVSIVTGASRGIGAAIARRLASDGFTVIVNYAGNKNAAEKLVAEIIQSGGRAVAHQADVSVAAAVRHMFESAESAFGGVDVLVNNAGIMKLASVKDGDDSVIDSQIAINLKGSIYTMREAAQRLRDGGRIVNFSTSVVGLKLENYGVYAATKAAVETLTGILAKELRGRNITVNAVAPGPTATDLFLNGKSDELIERMAKMNPLERLGTPEDIASLVDFLVGEDGRWINGQVLRANGGMI, from the coding sequence ATGTCAGCAAACAAGGACAAAGTTTCAATCGTTACGGGCGCATCGCGTGGTATCGGGGCTGCTATCGCACGTCGGTTAGCCTCTGATGGCTTTACCGTAATCGTGAATTATGCTGGTAACAAAAATGCTGCTGAAAAATTAGTCGCAGAAATTATCCAGTCAGGCGGTCGGGCCGTCGCTCATCAAGCAGACGTGAGCGTTGCTGCGGCCGTTAGGCATATGTTTGAAAGTGCCGAATCCGCCTTTGGTGGAGTTGATGTGTTGGTCAACAATGCTGGTATTATGAAACTTGCTTCCGTAAAGGACGGCGATGACTCAGTCATTGATAGCCAGATTGCGATTAATCTGAAGGGCAGCATTTACACGATGAGAGAGGCTGCCCAGCGCTTGCGTGATGGTGGTCGTATCGTCAACTTCTCAACAAGTGTGGTTGGTCTGAAGCTTGAAAACTATGGTGTCTATGCAGCAACCAAGGCTGCAGTCGAAACCCTCACAGGAATACTTGCCAAGGAATTGCGCGGCCGAAATATCACAGTGAACGCGGTTGCACCGGGACCGACGGCAACTGATTTGTTTTTAAATGGCAAATCTGACGAACTGATTGAGCGGATGGCAAAAATGAACCCGTTGGAGCGCCTTGGAACTCCGGAGGACATCGCATCTTT
- the choX gene encoding choline ABC transporter substrate-binding protein, with protein MRYLKLTALALAAFTGLTGAAAAADPAACETIRLSDPGWTDITSTNAIASVLLDGLGYKADVKTMSVPIGYEALKTSNIDVFLGNWMPAQQKFRDDLDKAKASEVLVKNLEGAKFTLAVPDYVAKEGVKDFTDLSAHADKFGKEIYGIEPGAPANQNIQKIIEDKKFKLDGWNIVESSEQAMLAQVDRRNKDKQWVVFLAWAPHPMNTKLNIEYLSGGDDYFGPNFGGAEVYTLSRTGWAAQCPNAANFFKNLVFTVDIENELMDKILNEGAEGPAAATAWLKANPEHIDKWLEGVTTFKGEPGAAAVKAKFGL; from the coding sequence ATGCGCTATCTCAAATTGACGGCATTAGCATTGGCAGCGTTCACGGGGCTTACGGGCGCGGCTGCTGCAGCAGATCCTGCTGCATGTGAAACTATCCGTCTTTCCGATCCAGGCTGGACCGACATTACATCCACAAACGCCATCGCAAGCGTACTGTTGGATGGGCTGGGCTATAAGGCCGATGTAAAAACCATGTCGGTACCGATTGGATATGAAGCCCTCAAGACCAGCAACATCGATGTATTCCTCGGCAACTGGATGCCAGCACAGCAGAAGTTCCGTGACGATCTCGATAAAGCAAAGGCTTCTGAAGTTCTGGTCAAAAATCTTGAAGGCGCCAAATTCACTCTCGCTGTGCCGGATTATGTAGCAAAAGAGGGCGTAAAAGACTTTACCGACCTGTCAGCTCATGCTGACAAATTTGGCAAAGAGATTTACGGTATTGAGCCAGGCGCTCCGGCAAACCAGAATATCCAAAAAATCATCGAAGATAAGAAATTCAAGCTGGATGGCTGGAATATTGTGGAATCGAGTGAGCAGGCCATGCTTGCGCAGGTCGATCGTCGAAATAAAGACAAGCAATGGGTGGTCTTCCTTGCTTGGGCACCACATCCAATGAACACCAAACTTAATATAGAATATCTGTCGGGCGGTGACGATTATTTCGGCCCCAACTTTGGTGGCGCAGAGGTTTACACGCTTTCGCGTACCGGTTGGGCTGCGCAATGTCCAAATGCTGCGAACTTCTTTAAAAATCTCGTCTTCACGGTCGATATCGAGAATGAATTGATGGATAAAATCCTGAACGAAGGAGCGGAAGGTCCAGCTGCAGCTACTGCTTGGTTGAAAGCCAACCCAGAACATATCGACAAGTGGCTGGAAGGTGTGACGACCTTTAAAGGTGAGCCGGGTGCCGCAGCAGTGAAAGCCAAATTCGGTCTATAA
- a CDS encoding AI-2E family transporter has translation MSVQRASFYILLALVTIAFAWLLIPYYSAVLWGVILALIFFPVQQRLVRLLRGRRNIAAFLSVLMCICLVIIPTLLIFGSLVQEGNSLYQRLSTREFDLNSYITRILAALPDTLEEWMVRFELGTFAEWRTRITGGILQGSQIFASRLVSFGQNTLQFLISFGIMIYLLFFLFRDGAELGEKIRQAIPLSEDYKNQFVEKFAAVIRATVKGNIIIALVQGTIGGVTFWLLGIEAALLWGVMMTIFSLLPVVGASLVWGPAAIWFAVNGMWGQTIILILVGVLIIGLIDNLLRPPLVGKGTRMPDFVVLISTIGGISLVGINGFVVGPMIAAMFIAAWSLLAQEQNTKIQPLSESD, from the coding sequence ATGTCCGTCCAGCGCGCAAGTTTCTACATTCTTCTAGCTCTGGTCACTATAGCCTTCGCATGGCTGCTCATTCCGTATTATTCGGCTGTTCTCTGGGGAGTAATCCTCGCGCTTATCTTTTTTCCAGTACAGCAACGCCTTGTCCGACTGTTGCGTGGTCGCAGAAACATAGCAGCTTTTCTGTCGGTACTCATGTGTATCTGCCTTGTCATCATCCCGACACTGCTGATTTTTGGATCGCTTGTTCAGGAGGGAAACTCTCTCTATCAGCGTCTGAGTACGCGTGAATTTGATCTAAACAGCTACATTACGCGCATATTGGCGGCGCTTCCCGATACATTGGAAGAGTGGATGGTGCGCTTTGAACTCGGCACTTTCGCAGAATGGCGCACGCGTATTACCGGCGGTATTCTTCAAGGCAGTCAGATTTTTGCGAGCCGCCTTGTAAGTTTCGGTCAGAATACTCTGCAGTTTTTAATCAGCTTTGGCATCATGATCTACCTGCTTTTTTTCCTCTTCCGCGATGGCGCGGAACTGGGTGAGAAGATCCGTCAGGCAATCCCTCTCAGCGAAGATTACAAGAACCAGTTCGTCGAGAAGTTTGCTGCCGTCATTCGCGCCACCGTAAAAGGTAATATTATTATCGCACTCGTTCAGGGGACGATTGGCGGGGTTACGTTCTGGCTCCTTGGTATTGAGGCCGCGTTGCTGTGGGGTGTGATGATGACGATCTTCTCACTGCTCCCAGTTGTCGGCGCTTCCCTTGTGTGGGGACCTGCAGCCATATGGTTTGCAGTCAACGGTATGTGGGGCCAGACAATCATTCTGATACTGGTTGGCGTTTTGATAATTGGCCTGATCGACAATCTCTTGCGTCCGCCATTGGTTGGCAAAGGCACGCGTATGCCCGATTTTGTCGTGCTCATCTCGACGATCGGCGGCATTTCCCTGGTAGGGATCAATGGATTTGTCGTCGGCCCGATGATTGCAGCAATGTTCATTGCTGCCTGGTCGCTTCTAGCTCAAGAGCAAAACACGAAAATCCAGCCTCTGTCAGAATCAGATTAA
- the betC gene encoding choline-sulfatase → MKKPNILVLMADQLNGTFFPDGPADFLHTPHLRKLAERSARFANCYTASPLCAPARASFMSGQLPSRTGVYDNAAEFSSEIPTYAHHLRNAGYQTALSGKMHFVGPDQLHGFEQRLTTDIYPADFGWTPDYRKPGERIDWWYHNLGSITGAGSAEITNQLEYDDEVAYQAEAKLYDLARGHDDRPWCLTVSFTHPHDPYVARKRFYDLYADIPELDPKIAPLPEGEIDPHSERLLRACKAEDYDLTSKEVRAARQAYFANISYVDEKIGNLLDAIERCGMSDNTLIVFTSDHGDMLGERGLWFKMNFFEGSARVPLMIAAPQLKPGLVEQAVSTLDVLPTLSDLAGIDLNGIMPWTDGVSLIGVASGASLRGAVPMEYAAEGTVAPMVSLREGNWKINLCRVDPPQLFNLARDPDELENLATSAKHKDVLERLVDAAEKRWNLELYDSQVRASQARRHVVYPALRNGAYYPWDYQPLQKASERYMRNHMDLNVLEENQRFPR, encoded by the coding sequence ATGAAAAAACCGAACATCCTCGTTCTGATGGCCGATCAGTTGAACGGAACGTTCTTCCCCGACGGACCTGCTGATTTTCTGCATACGCCCCACCTGCGCAAGTTAGCTGAGCGCTCGGCACGCTTTGCAAATTGCTATACAGCAAGCCCACTCTGCGCACCCGCACGCGCATCCTTCATGTCAGGACAGCTGCCTTCCCGAACAGGCGTCTATGACAATGCTGCTGAGTTTTCGTCAGAAATACCCACCTATGCGCATCATTTGCGCAATGCGGGCTACCAAACAGCATTATCTGGCAAGATGCATTTTGTCGGACCGGACCAGTTGCATGGTTTTGAACAACGTCTGACGACAGATATTTATCCTGCCGATTTTGGCTGGACGCCAGATTACCGTAAGCCGGGTGAGCGTATTGACTGGTGGTATCATAATCTCGGTTCGATCACGGGAGCCGGTTCTGCCGAGATCACCAATCAGCTCGAATATGATGACGAGGTTGCATATCAAGCCGAAGCGAAACTTTATGACCTTGCTCGCGGCCACGATGATCGCCCATGGTGCCTGACTGTAAGTTTCACCCACCCGCACGATCCTTATGTAGCCCGCAAGCGCTTCTATGATCTCTACGCAGATATTCCAGAGCTTGATCCGAAGATCGCACCTTTGCCTGAAGGTGAAATCGATCCCCACAGTGAGCGCCTGCTGCGCGCTTGCAAGGCTGAAGACTATGATCTCACGTCCAAGGAGGTAAGGGCTGCCCGCCAGGCCTATTTTGCAAATATCTCCTATGTAGATGAGAAGATTGGCAATTTGCTTGATGCAATAGAGCGATGTGGGATGAGCGACAATACATTGATCGTCTTTACATCCGATCATGGTGATATGCTCGGTGAGCGTGGTCTTTGGTTCAAAATGAACTTCTTTGAAGGCTCAGCGCGCGTGCCGTTGATGATCGCAGCACCCCAGCTAAAACCGGGTTTAGTCGAACAGGCGGTATCGACCCTTGATGTTTTGCCAACTTTGTCTGACCTCGCAGGCATTGACCTAAACGGTATTATGCCATGGACTGACGGCGTTTCGCTCATCGGTGTTGCATCCGGTGCTAGTTTAAGAGGTGCAGTTCCTATGGAATATGCAGCAGAAGGAACAGTCGCACCGATGGTTTCACTTCGAGAAGGGAACTGGAAGATAAACCTCTGCAGAGTGGATCCGCCACAGCTATTCAATCTTGCCCGTGATCCTGATGAGTTGGAAAATCTGGCTACTTCTGCAAAACATAAAGACGTGCTTGAACGCCTTGTCGATGCAGCCGAGAAGCGTTGGAACCTTGAATTGTATGATAGCCAGGTGCGAGCCAGTCAGGCGCGGCGCCATGTGGTTTATCCTGCTCTTCGCAACGGCGCTTACTATCCTTGGGACTACCAACCTCTGCAGAAGGCATCAGAACGCTATATGCGCAATCATATGGATTTGAATGTTCTTGAAGAAAATCAGCGGTTTCCGCGTTAG
- a CDS encoding LysR family transcriptional regulator — protein sequence MDRFDAMRVFTRVAERRSFTLAAEDLGLPRSTVTDAIKQLEKRLGVCLLQRTTRHVSPTLDGEAYYRRCISILEELEDAEGAFAGAKPKGLLRIDVHGTLARHFLMPALPRFFQTYPDIEIYMSEGDRFVDLVREGIDCVLRAGVLQDSDMIARRVALLKEVTLASPTYLERHGMPAHPDELTNGHHMVGFHSTSTGGLLPLEFTVAGRVVEFGLPAPMSVNAAESYVSAACLGLGLIQVPIYHVQKSLEAGELLEVLADFPPKPTPVSLLYRRERQLSPRVRVFMDWLQREFKEAQASDTDLAFVQS from the coding sequence ATGGACCGATTTGATGCCATGCGGGTTTTTACTCGTGTAGCGGAACGACGCAGTTTCACGCTCGCAGCAGAAGATTTAGGCCTGCCGCGCTCAACTGTAACAGATGCAATTAAGCAGCTAGAGAAACGTCTGGGTGTATGCCTTCTACAGCGAACTACGCGCCACGTTAGTCCAACACTAGACGGTGAGGCCTATTACCGCCGCTGCATTTCTATCCTTGAGGAGCTGGAAGACGCGGAGGGTGCGTTTGCCGGTGCAAAGCCTAAGGGTCTATTGCGTATCGATGTGCATGGAACATTAGCCCGGCATTTCCTGATGCCTGCATTGCCGCGTTTCTTTCAAACATACCCCGATATCGAAATTTATATGAGCGAAGGTGATCGCTTTGTCGATCTTGTTCGCGAAGGCATCGATTGTGTTCTGAGGGCAGGCGTTCTGCAGGACAGTGATATGATCGCTCGTCGTGTCGCTTTATTGAAAGAGGTCACATTGGCTTCCCCGACCTATCTCGAGCGTCACGGTATGCCCGCACATCCAGACGAGCTAACAAATGGCCATCACATGGTCGGTTTTCATTCGACATCGACAGGCGGGTTGCTCCCGCTTGAATTTACCGTCGCAGGCAGGGTGGTGGAGTTTGGTCTGCCCGCGCCAATGTCAGTTAATGCTGCTGAAAGTTACGTATCAGCCGCTTGTCTTGGTCTCGGACTTATTCAGGTTCCCATTTATCACGTACAGAAATCGCTTGAAGCTGGTGAATTGCTTGAGGTTCTAGCTGATTTTCCTCCAAAACCGACACCAGTATCTTTACTCTATAGGCGAGAGAGGCAGCTTTCTCCGCGCGTGCGTGTTTTCATGGACTGGTTGCAACGTGAGTTCAAAGAAGCGCAGGCCTCTGACACAGACCTTGCATTCGTGCAGTCTTAG
- a CDS encoding LysR family transcriptional regulator, whose amino-acid sequence MVSLSWDVGSLGVFEAVGRLENLTLAARELGMTQPAVSYQIKRMEERLGVSLFARRARGVEILAEGRILYEAVRQGLNGIDEAIQQIKRKQRMPGLRIATDYGFAAFWLMPRVANFRPKYPDVDVRITASSMLQPLDHREADISVLFGSREDFPKDAVSFVGESVVPVCSPGFLERNGPFPNGKGLSSTALLHLDTLQGDRWYTWQTWLDSIGEEIEDGNYGLVFNTYNLVLEAAIAEQGVALGWAGLIDGAIKRGQLVPACDITLKSKKGYWLVFNPDISAASKALCMELLESHPNL is encoded by the coding sequence ATGGTTTCTCTATCTTGGGATGTTGGCAGTCTTGGTGTTTTTGAAGCGGTGGGGCGGTTGGAAAATCTGACCCTTGCAGCGCGTGAATTGGGGATGACGCAACCTGCTGTTAGCTATCAAATAAAACGCATGGAGGAACGTCTGGGCGTCTCACTCTTCGCCAGACGGGCGCGCGGGGTCGAAATCTTGGCCGAAGGACGCATACTTTATGAGGCTGTGCGGCAAGGGTTGAATGGAATCGACGAGGCTATCCAGCAGATCAAGCGTAAACAGCGCATGCCGGGGCTTCGGATTGCTACGGATTATGGCTTTGCTGCCTTCTGGTTGATGCCGCGTGTTGCAAATTTTCGGCCAAAGTATCCCGATGTTGACGTTCGCATTACAGCGTCTTCGATGCTGCAGCCTCTCGATCATAGGGAGGCGGACATCTCTGTTCTGTTCGGATCGCGCGAGGATTTTCCCAAAGATGCTGTCTCTTTTGTCGGGGAATCCGTTGTGCCGGTCTGCTCTCCCGGCTTTCTGGAACGTAATGGCCCATTTCCGAATGGAAAAGGTTTAAGTTCGACAGCACTTTTGCACCTCGATACTCTCCAAGGTGATCGATGGTACACTTGGCAGACCTGGCTTGACTCTATTGGTGAGGAAATTGAGGACGGAAATTACGGTTTGGTGTTTAATACCTATAATTTGGTGCTCGAAGCAGCAATTGCGGAACAGGGCGTGGCTCTTGGTTGGGCCGGTCTGATTGATGGTGCGATCAAGCGAGGGCAACTCGTTCCGGCTTGCGACATCACCCTCAAGAGCAAAAAAGGCTATTGGCTAGTTTTCAATCCCGATATTTCAGCGGCCAGCAAAGCATTATGCATGGAACTGCTCGAGTCCCACCCGAACTTATAA
- a CDS encoding polysaccharide deacetylase family protein: MVRLQSFMRNMRYAAIRRGLDAIAFSGLGKLFPSSGGRGVIFTLHHIGADKTDEFRPNSILSVTPEFLTDTIDIAFAAGLVPVHLHDLPALLSNKSDNRKFVAFTFDDGYRNNAEIAAPIFHKFGIPYTVFPTMGFVDRTHTIWWETTEALLRKTTEISFDFGRGPETLCTKTVAQKYVAFDRLAAFVRTFDEDEAVRQIDDLAVSQCDIDPRAIVDSLVMNQTELKALATDPLAHIGGHTITHVNLRRVSEERLTNEIKASQAAIEQVVGYRPKSFSYPYGWCSAVGEREIEMVAKAGFQVAVTTQPAVLQHSDALRPTAIKRISLNGDFQKQRYVKALISGLAFKFL; encoded by the coding sequence ATGGTGCGATTGCAATCATTCATGCGAAATATGCGATATGCAGCAATCCGAAGAGGATTGGATGCAATTGCATTTTCCGGTCTGGGTAAGTTGTTTCCATCCAGCGGTGGGCGAGGTGTAATCTTTACTTTGCATCATATCGGCGCGGATAAAACTGATGAGTTTCGCCCAAACTCCATTTTATCGGTTACACCTGAGTTTCTGACAGATACAATCGATATTGCGTTTGCTGCCGGTCTTGTGCCTGTTCATCTGCACGATCTTCCCGCGTTACTTTCAAATAAGTCAGATAATCGAAAATTCGTAGCTTTCACTTTTGATGACGGCTATCGCAACAACGCTGAGATTGCTGCTCCGATCTTCCACAAATTCGGAATCCCCTACACGGTTTTTCCGACGATGGGCTTTGTCGATCGCACCCACACAATCTGGTGGGAAACGACGGAAGCACTCTTGAGAAAGACAACGGAGATTAGCTTCGACTTTGGTAGAGGGCCTGAAACCTTATGCACCAAAACGGTCGCGCAAAAATATGTGGCTTTTGACCGACTAGCCGCTTTCGTTCGCACTTTCGATGAAGACGAAGCTGTCCGCCAAATTGATGATCTAGCCGTTAGCCAATGCGATATTGATCCGCGAGCCATCGTTGATAGCTTGGTTATGAATCAGACCGAACTTAAAGCACTGGCTACTGATCCGCTCGCTCATATTGGCGGACACACGATCACGCATGTCAATCTTCGGCGCGTAAGCGAAGAACGCCTCACAAATGAAATAAAGGCATCTCAAGCCGCAATAGAGCAGGTCGTGGGCTATCGGCCAAAATCGTTTTCCTATCCATACGGCTGGTGTTCCGCGGTTGGAGAACGTGAAATCGAGATGGTCGCAAAAGCTGGCTTTCAGGTAGCGGTCACAACACAGCCAGCGGTCCTCCAACATTCTGACGCGTTGAGACCGACGGCCATAAAACGAATATCGCTAAATGGCGATTTTCAAAAGCAACGCTACGTCAAAGCTTTGATCTCAGGTCTTGCCTTCAAGTTTTTATAA